In the Flagellimonas sp. HMM57 genome, one interval contains:
- a CDS encoding acyltransferase, translating into MKKNKRNSAIDVVRGLCILAVILLHLNIQVPFKDTFLGTFMPKKLYTLFFWSGYYGVIVFFTLSGYLITNSTLKKWGNLTKIKASDFYILRIARIMPLLLALLAVLAVLHLMSVPGFVINEEQTSLGTAIFSVLTFHMNHLQLEVGYLPGSWDILWSISIEESFYLVFPLLCLIVRKEWHFAALVLIFLFISPWARTGFFPENELGDRNHLAYLDAIGIGCITSLAVHRIKELAYYKNIALVNGLALIVLVLFFRGFVYRSGLASIGLNVTLLSLGTGLLVIWMHYRHISGKQKNYWLLNGIRKMGILSYEMYLTHMFIIIALVGAFNKIKAPKEAIYVLYLSTIILSFLLAKYINKWLTKPINYMIRRKHVAVKSENK; encoded by the coding sequence TTGAAAAAAAATAAACGAAATAGTGCCATAGATGTAGTACGGGGTTTATGTATTCTGGCGGTAATCCTTTTACACCTCAACATTCAAGTGCCTTTTAAGGATACCTTTCTTGGAACGTTTATGCCCAAAAAGTTGTACACCTTATTCTTTTGGAGCGGGTATTATGGTGTAATCGTATTTTTCACTTTATCTGGATACCTAATCACCAATTCCACATTGAAGAAATGGGGGAATCTGACGAAAATCAAAGCCAGTGACTTTTATATCTTAAGAATCGCCAGAATCATGCCCTTATTGTTGGCATTGCTAGCGGTACTGGCTGTATTGCACTTAATGTCCGTTCCTGGATTTGTAATCAACGAGGAGCAAACATCTTTGGGAACAGCCATCTTTTCTGTTTTGACCTTTCATATGAATCACTTGCAATTAGAAGTAGGCTATTTACCGGGCAGTTGGGATATTTTATGGTCTATCTCCATTGAGGAATCTTTTTATCTCGTTTTTCCGCTACTCTGCCTAATTGTCCGTAAGGAATGGCACTTTGCAGCACTAGTGTTGATTTTTCTATTTATATCGCCCTGGGCCAGAACAGGGTTTTTTCCAGAGAACGAGCTGGGAGACCGTAATCATTTGGCATACTTAGACGCGATAGGTATCGGTTGCATCACATCTTTGGCGGTCCATAGAATTAAGGAATTGGCATATTATAAAAATATTGCCTTGGTAAACGGTTTGGCTCTAATCGTTTTGGTATTATTTTTTAGAGGTTTTGTCTACAGATCTGGATTAGCTTCGATTGGTCTAAATGTGACACTGTTATCCTTGGGGACCGGTTTGCTGGTCATTTGGATGCATTATCGTCATATATCCGGGAAACAGAAAAACTACTGGTTACTCAATGGCATAAGAAAAATGGGAATATTGAGCTATGAGATGTATTTAACACATATGTTCATCATTATAGCCTTGGTGGGTGCCTTCAATAAAATCAAGGCTCCAAAGGAAGCTATTTACGTGTTGTATTTATCCACTATTATCCTCTCGTTTTTACTTGCAAAGTACATTAATAAATGGTTGACAAAACCAATCAATTATATGATAAGGAGAAAACATGTTGCTGTTAAAAGTGAAAACAAGTAA